CCGGAATCCTCATACCATGAATGTACCTACTTCAGCGAATTAGATtgcatatttcttaaaaaatctattatttatgtgtaatattatatttcttggAAATACCTACataatgttaaaatgttttatttcatAACTTTAGAACGACCTTCAGCTGTAAATGTGAAAAAGGTACATATAATGTACTTATAGTAATGGTTATATGAcgaaatttattgtatttatataatttgcgATCTTGCGGTtacttttgaaaatataaatcaacAAGGAATAATAAATCGAAAGTTTAGTTAGTGAGTAGCCCACTTCCGACCCAATTGAAAGTCTTTTCTTCgtgatattattaaaattgtaaatatggCATCAATAGAGGACAAATATGATGTCCTTTACTTAATAGGATCGGGAGGATTCTCCAAAGTGCGCTTGGTCGAGACTAGAACGACCCCAGTGGAACGATATGCAGTTAAAATAATTGAGAAAACATCCTTTATTGGTAAGGAAGAGTTTTTGGATAACGAAATTGAAGTGCTGAAAAGATTTAGCAGATTGGAATCAGAAGCAGAACCATTATCGCATCCAAATATTGTGCAACTGTTTGAAATATACGAAGATCTCTCCAAAGTATATCTGGTCATGGAACTGGTCACCGGTGGCGAATTATTTGATCGGATTGTGGACAGAGGTTACTACAGTGAACGCGATGCATCTCAACTGCTCAAGCAACTTTTCGACGCTGTCAACTATCTGCATCAGCATGGGATTGTCCATCGAGATCTAAAGCCCGAAAATCTTTTATACTACAGTCCAGACGAAGATAGTAAAATAATGATTGctgactttggctttgcaAAAATGGACACGTCGAACCTAATGGTAACTGTGTGTGGAACTCCGGAATATGCGGCACCAGAAATCTTTGCTAGAGTGCCATATGGAAAAGCTGTGGATGTCTGGAGTCTGGGTGTGATCGCCTACATACTGCTTTGTGGTAATTTTCCATTCTATGATAAAAACGATGACATGTTATTTGCCAAAATAACTAGAGGTTTTTATGAATTCCATTCGGAGTATTGGGATGAAATTAGTGAATCTGCCAAGAATTTGATATCGAATTTATTGCGTGTCAATGTGAATGAGCGTTACACATGCCAGCAGGCATTGGATCATCCCTGGATATCTGACAATGAGGCAATTAGTCGCAACATACACGACTCTGTGTCCCAGCAGCTTAGAAAAAACTTTGCCAAGTCTCGTTGGAGGCGAGCAGTCCAAGTCAACACAGTCATCCGAAACATGCAGCAATTGGCACTCAACAGTaagaacaaattttgaatcggatacaactaaaacaaattaaaatcaccGTAAATAGATCCACAAATATAGAATATGGATTATTTTGTATCGATTACATTACATagtatttagttatttatttataaataaatgaagctTTAATCGATCTGATTATTTGCCGCAGTCTGCTGCAGATCCTCCTCGCTGAGATGACAACGTATCGATgcacaattgttttttaagaATTCTAATCGGTTTAGCGACGACGCTGTTTGAATGCTGATAAGACTAGATTGCTAAATTTAATGAGTTTATTTGGtactttaatatttgcttCACATTGTATTTGCTTCTATTAAAGATTGATTAATGGAATTGGCTACAGCTTCAACTCGTTTCAATGAACTAGTAGTCTGGCAGATCGTAAAATTGCCAGCGTTCCGATTGTGAATTCTCCAATTGAGTTGGGCACTGCTGTCCGTCGCAGGATGCAGTGGGTTTCTCTGGCCCAATGCAAATATTAGTAAACCGAAAATATAGAAAACCTAAAGCAGATGACTGTGGATTGTTGACCTCATGAAGACACTTGAAAAAGGCAGCCTCACAGCTACAAGAGAAGCTAAGAAAAGATCAatactattaatataaataggTAATTGAATTATTCGCACACTTACATAGTACATGGCTCATTGTTACTAAGTCCATAGCCTTGCTCCTTTGTCAAAATCTTTTGCTCGCAGTTGTGATGAGTTCGGCAGCACTTGTCAATTTCTACGCGAGGTCCCAGATCATTGAAGCTCCTTGCTATTTTCTCATTACCACACCATTTTGTGCCAGCAAATGTTGTGGCCCTAGCATGGacacaaataattaaagcCGCCAAAGCAGCCGCACATTGTAGAATACGCATATTCTTTACGAAAGTGAAAGTTAAACTAAGCTTGGAAATACTGCATGCCGGCGAGTCATTGAATGCGTAATTGTTTAAGACGCTATTTGTTTGCCGATAAGACTTAATTACCAAATTTCATGAAGTCTTTTCGTAGATAAGAATatgtaaacatttaattaaggccactatatataaaattgataacTAAATTCATTATTAGTAAGTTAGCTTTTtacaaaagaatataaaattttggTTGATTTTACAATTTGCCTGCATAGAGTCTTTACTAAGTATTTTATACACATTTGAAAAGGCAAGCATATTGCTCAAACGATAATcacaacaataaacatataatatagGGTCAATTAATActcatataaaattattatgcaCGTTAGTCATAAAGTTCGCagactatatgtatatatatatttaaatgtgttttgttcTGCACATCCTAAACCTCACTCTTCTGACGATTCTGCATCACTTGTCGCAGCTGTGGGAAAGTGCTCTTCGTCTGCGGCGGATGCAGGCGGGCGCACAGTACTGTGAATGGCTCGTACAGTGAAGGACGTTCCATAACATTAACGGTGTAATGCTTGATGCGTTCACGTTGACACCAATTGTTTGCCCGATCCATTACTGATTCCACTGGAATTGGCGTTGTGGGAGGCGTATCCTTTTTACTGCGAGCTCGCACATTCGCCAACACAATGACGGGCACCTCCTTTTTCTCCTTGTGCTTGTCTATGTCAGTTTTAATGTCTGCCAGCATATCTAAGCTACGTGGATCAGTTGGATCGTAGACGAGCACAAATGCATCGGGAAATTGCAAATAGTGACGCGGCAATTGAGCAGCCTGTTCACCCTGTAGTCCGGCTGTGTCATAAATGCGCAGGGTTTCTCGAGCTCCACCCCGTCCTGTGTCCACGCTTGCAACATATATATCCTCGATTGTTGGATGCAATTCCTTGacaatatttacttttgtttacGAAAAATTTAATGACGAATATTTGCGATCCACTTACGGTTTCAGTATTCACGTTTCCGTAAACTAGCTGCTCGATCAATGCCGTTTTACCAACATTCTTCATGCCACACACTAGCACTTTGCCCACTTTACCGATCtttgcatttaacatttttatagatatcttatattgaaaaataaacaaataaacaaatcggCTGCACCGTTTTAACTTTCGCCAGTACTGTTTTTAGAGTGACCGCAagttgttattaaaaaataccataaattcaattttctgtGACTGTTGACAATAAGTATAAACggaaatatatcgatatatatatctaCAAACCAATCGATAAAATCGATGACCgttaagttttaaatttaaaatgatttgttGACTGACATTGATTATTTACCTTTAATATATGAaacaatgcaataaaaaacaattacatacataccaatgttattttatttgaatttggttGGTATCACCGTTGTTTATCTCATTGCATAAACTTATATAAACAATGTCTTCTTAGTAATTAGTcttatattacaaatttgatCTTATAAAGCAAAATGTCACTTAGCCACTACGACCACCGTAGTTGGAATCTTAACTTACGCAAGTGGATACGTGTCTTAAATACATTATCCCAAAATGGACTACTAATCCCATATCCGAGATCTTGATGCGCAAAATGATGCTGATAATGATATCGCTTCATATCATACAAATGGTGGCTTGCCTTTGGATTGCCATAATGCAAATAGTAATGAATCATGTCATAGCATAAATAGCCTAGTAAGGCA
This is a stretch of genomic DNA from Drosophila albomicans strain 15112-1751.03 chromosome 3, ASM965048v2, whole genome shotgun sequence. It encodes these proteins:
- the LOC117567914 gene encoding NF-kappa-B inhibitor-interacting Ras-like protein; protein product: MLNAKIGKVGKVLVCGMKNVGKTALIEQLVYGNVNTETELHPTIEDIYVASVDTGRGGARETLRIYDTAGLQGEQAAQLPRHYLQFPDAFVLVYDPTDPRSLDMLADIKTDIDKHKEKKEVPVIVLANVRARSKKDTPPTTPIPVESVMDRANNWCQRERIKHYTVNVMERPSLYEPFTVLCARLHPPQTKSTFPQLRQVMQNRQKSEV
- the LOC117567917 gene encoding phospholipase A2 large subunit-like, whose product is MRILQCAAALAALIICVHARATTFAGTKWCGNEKIARSFNDLGPRVEIDKCCRTHHNCEQKILTKEQGYGLSNNEPCTIFSCSCEAAFFKCLHEVNNPQSSALGFLYFRFTNICIGPEKPTASCDGQQCPTQLENSQSERWQFYDLPDY
- the LOC117566484 gene encoding calcium/calmodulin-dependent protein kinase type 1-like codes for the protein MASIEDKYDVLYLIGSGGFSKVRLVETRTTPVERYAVKIIEKTSFIGKEEFLDNEIEVLKRFSRLESEAEPLSHPNIVQLFEIYEDLSKVYLVMELVTGGELFDRIVDRGYYSERDASQLLKQLFDAVNYLHQHGIVHRDLKPENLLYYSPDEDSKIMIADFGFAKMDTSNLMVTVCGTPEYAAPEIFARVPYGKAVDVWSLGVIAYILLCGNFPFYDKNDDMLFAKITRGFYEFHSEYWDEISESAKNLISNLLRVNVNERYTCQQALDHPWISDNEAISRNIHDSVSQQLRKNFAKSRWRRAVQVNTVIRNMQQLALNSKNKF